Proteins encoded by one window of Vibrio panuliri:
- the gyrA gene encoding DNA topoisomerase (ATP-hydrolyzing) subunit A, whose protein sequence is MSDLAKEITPVNIEDELRGSYLDYAMSVIVGRALPDVRDGLKPVHRRVLFAMNVLGNDWNKPYKKSARVVGDVIGKYHPHGDSAVYDTIVRMAQPFSLRYMLVDGQGNFGSIDGDSAAAMRYTEVRMSKIAHELLADLDKETVDYVPNYDGTEQIPAVLPTKIPNLLVNGASGIAVGMATNIPPHNLGEVIDGCLAYINNEEITIDELMEYIPGPDFPTAALISGRKGIVDAYKTGRGKIYMRSKADVETDKNGKETIIVTEIPYQVNKARLIEKIAELVKDKKVEGISALRDESDKDGMRIVIECRRDAVGEVVLNNLYAQTQLQTTFGINMVALDNGQPKLFNLKEMLKCFVNHRREVVTRRTIYELRKARERAHLLEGLALALANIDEIIDLIRNAPTPAEAKAGLIARGWDLGNVAAMLERAGTDAARPEWLEPQYGIRDGQYFLTEQQAQAILDLRLHKLTGLEHEKILDEYKVLLEEIAELMHILASTERLMEVIREELEAVRDGFGDARRTEITAASHDIDMEELIAREDVVVTLSHEGYVKYQILSDYEAQRRGGKGKSATKMKEEDYIERLLVANTHDNILCFSTRGKTYRLKVYQLPHASRTARGKPIVNILPLEDGERITAILPVSEFSADKFIFMATGDGTVKKTSLDQFANVRSNGLIAVNLRDDDELIGVDITDGQSDIMLFSKAGKVVRFSEDKVRAMGRTAAGVRGMKLADEDQVVSLIVPANDGDILTVTQNGYGKRTELAEYPIKGRATQGVVSIKVSERNGPVVGAVQVEVGDEMMMITDAGTLVRTRVAEVSQVGRNTQGVTLIRTAADESVVGLQRIDEVEEVELPEGEEGEVVATEAPQAEVNSNDQADDSAEESEE, encoded by the coding sequence ATGAGCGATTTAGCTAAAGAGATCACGCCCGTAAACATTGAAGACGAGCTTAGAGGTTCGTACCTAGACTACGCGATGTCAGTTATCGTGGGTCGTGCTCTTCCAGATGTGCGTGATGGCCTAAAACCAGTACACCGCCGCGTTTTGTTCGCGATGAATGTACTAGGCAACGATTGGAATAAACCATATAAAAAATCTGCCCGTGTTGTTGGCGACGTAATCGGTAAATATCACCCGCATGGTGATAGTGCTGTATACGACACTATTGTACGTATGGCACAACCGTTCTCACTGCGTTACATGCTAGTCGACGGTCAAGGTAACTTTGGCTCGATCGATGGCGACTCAGCAGCAGCAATGCGTTACACCGAAGTTCGTATGTCAAAAATTGCACACGAGCTATTGGCTGACTTAGACAAAGAGACAGTGGATTACGTACCAAACTACGATGGTACGGAGCAAATTCCTGCAGTTCTTCCAACTAAAATTCCAAACCTATTGGTAAATGGTGCCTCTGGTATCGCGGTAGGTATGGCAACCAATATTCCACCGCACAACCTTGGTGAAGTTATCGATGGTTGCTTGGCGTACATCAATAATGAAGAGATCACGATTGATGAGCTAATGGAATACATTCCTGGTCCGGACTTCCCAACAGCGGCGCTTATTAGTGGTCGTAAAGGCATTGTAGACGCGTACAAAACTGGTCGCGGCAAAATTTACATGCGTTCTAAAGCGGATGTCGAAACAGACAAAAATGGCAAAGAAACCATTATTGTTACTGAGATTCCTTACCAGGTGAACAAAGCTCGTCTAATCGAAAAGATTGCAGAGCTTGTTAAAGATAAGAAAGTTGAAGGCATTAGCGCGCTACGTGACGAGTCTGATAAAGACGGTATGCGTATCGTTATCGAATGTAGGCGTGATGCGGTTGGCGAAGTGGTTCTAAACAACCTTTACGCTCAAACTCAGCTGCAAACAACATTCGGCATCAACATGGTTGCCCTAGATAATGGTCAGCCAAAACTCTTCAACCTAAAAGAGATGTTGAAGTGCTTCGTTAACCACCGTCGTGAAGTGGTGACTCGTCGTACTATCTACGAATTGCGTAAAGCTCGTGAACGTGCACACCTTCTTGAAGGTTTGGCACTGGCACTGGCAAACATTGATGAAATCATTGATTTAATCCGTAATGCTCCAACACCTGCAGAAGCGAAAGCTGGCTTGATCGCGCGTGGTTGGGATCTAGGCAACGTAGCGGCAATGCTTGAGCGTGCTGGCACTGATGCGGCTCGTCCTGAGTGGCTAGAGCCTCAATACGGCATTCGTGATGGTCAATACTTCCTGACAGAGCAGCAAGCGCAAGCGATTCTTGACCTACGCCTACACAAGCTAACAGGTCTTGAGCATGAGAAGATTCTAGACGAGTACAAAGTACTACTAGAAGAAATCGCAGAGCTTATGCACATTCTTGCGAGCACTGAGCGTCTGATGGAAGTGATTCGTGAAGAGCTAGAAGCGGTTCGTGACGGATTCGGCGATGCTCGTCGTACAGAAATTACTGCAGCGAGCCACGACATTGACATGGAAGAGCTAATCGCACGTGAAGACGTTGTGGTAACGCTGTCTCATGAAGGTTATGTGAAGTACCAAATCCTAAGCGACTACGAAGCACAGCGTCGTGGTGGTAAAGGTAAGAGTGCAACTAAGATGAAAGAAGAGGATTACATCGAGCGTCTGCTTGTTGCGAATACTCACGACAACATCTTATGTTTCTCTACCCGTGGTAAGACATACCGACTTAAAGTTTACCAATTGCCGCATGCTAGCCGTACCGCACGTGGTAAGCCGATCGTCAATATTCTTCCTCTAGAAGATGGCGAACGCATTACGGCGATTCTTCCTGTTTCTGAGTTTAGTGCTGATAAGTTTATCTTTATGGCAACAGGCGATGGTACAGTTAAGAAGACGTCACTTGATCAGTTTGCCAACGTACGTTCTAACGGTCTGATTGCGGTTAACCTGCGTGACGATGATGAGCTAATCGGTGTGGATATCACTGATGGTCAAAGCGACATCATGCTGTTCTCTAAAGCGGGTAAAGTGGTTCGCTTTAGCGAAGACAAAGTACGTGCTATGGGTCGTACTGCGGCGGGTGTTCGCGGTATGAAACTGGCGGATGAAGACCAAGTAGTATCATTGATTGTTCCTGCCAATGACGGTGACATTCTAACAGTAACGCAAAATGGTTACGGTAAGCGTACTGAACTGGCTGAGTACCCAATCAAAGGTCGTGCGACACAAGGTGTTGTTTCTATCAAGGTTTCAGAACGTAACGGCCCAGTAGTTGGCGCTGTTCAAGTTGAAGTTGGCGATGAAATGATGATGATCACAGACGCAGGTACGCTAGTACGTACACGTGTAGCGGAAGTGAGTCAGGTTGGTCGTAACACTCAAGGTGTGACACTAATCCGTACTGCTGCTGACGAATCTGTGGTTGGACTTCAACGCATTGACGAAGTTGAAGAAGTTGAACTGCCAGAAGGTGAAGAAGGCGAAGTTGTCGCAACTGAAGCACCACAAGCTGAAGTAAACTCAAATGATCAAGCGGATGATTCTGCAGAAGAATCTGAAGAGTAA
- the ubiG gene encoding bifunctional 2-polyprenyl-6-hydroxyphenol methylase/3-demethylubiquinol 3-O-methyltransferase UbiG, with amino-acid sequence MTKQLNVDPNEIKKFEEMASRWWDLEGEFKPLHQINPLRLNYVLDNANGLFGKTVLDVGCGGGILAESMAKQGAIVTGLDMGKEPLEVARLHALETGTKLSYIQSTIEEHAADHAGHYDVVTCMEMLEHVPDPLSVIQSCAALVKPGGHVFFSTLNRNIKSYLFAIVGAEKLLKIVPEGTHDHDKFIRPSEMIKMIDQTDLIEYGMTGLHYNPLTDTYKLGRNVDVNYIVHTRKF; translated from the coding sequence ATGACTAAACAACTCAACGTAGATCCGAACGAAATCAAGAAGTTTGAAGAGATGGCATCCCGTTGGTGGGATTTAGAAGGCGAGTTTAAGCCTTTGCATCAAATCAACCCGCTACGTCTCAATTATGTATTAGATAATGCCAACGGTCTTTTTGGTAAAACCGTACTGGATGTTGGCTGTGGCGGCGGAATTTTAGCTGAAAGCATGGCAAAGCAAGGGGCAATCGTTACTGGGCTTGATATGGGTAAAGAGCCTTTGGAAGTGGCTCGATTGCACGCTCTCGAAACGGGAACAAAGCTCAGCTACATTCAAAGCACTATCGAAGAGCACGCTGCAGACCATGCTGGTCATTACGATGTCGTCACCTGTATGGAGATGCTAGAGCACGTCCCTGATCCACTGTCTGTTATTCAATCTTGTGCGGCATTGGTTAAGCCTGGCGGCCACGTTTTCTTTTCGACATTAAACCGCAATATTAAGTCATACCTCTTTGCGATTGTCGGCGCAGAAAAACTGCTAAAAATCGTACCTGAGGGGACGCACGACCATGACAAATTCATCCGCCCTTCTGAAATGATCAAAATGATCGATCAAACGGATCTCATTGAATATGGCATGACAGGATTGCATTACAACCCTCTGACTGACACGTACAAATTAGGGCGAAATGTCGATGTGAACTACATTGTCCACACGCGAAAATTCTAG
- the yfaE gene encoding class I ribonucleotide reductase maintenance protein YfaE: MARVKINGTTTIVSNSSNTLLESLENAGVEVEYNCRDGHCGACRCKLKSGEVEYVGFAMAYTQADEILPCITRAKSDIELDEVVYKLKEKRA, from the coding sequence ATGGCGCGAGTTAAAATCAACGGCACGACCACCATCGTTTCAAACTCTAGTAATACACTATTAGAGTCACTGGAAAACGCAGGCGTGGAAGTAGAATACAACTGTCGAGACGGACACTGCGGCGCATGCCGATGCAAGCTAAAGTCAGGCGAAGTTGAATACGTTGGTTTTGCAATGGCTTATACCCAAGCAGATGAGATCTTACCTTGTATTACCCGAGCAAAAAGTGACATTGAGCTCGACGAAGTGGTGTACAAGCTAAAAGAAAAACGTGCTTAA
- a CDS encoding CinA family nicotinamide mononucleotide deamidase-related protein: MLKIAMLSTGEEVLHGDIVDTNASWLSERFFQQGFPLTKRSTVGDSFNGLVEELLMLSFNSNIVVVNGGLGPTSDDLSTEAAAAAADVELELAPIWLERLQQFFANRGMAMPESNRKQAMLPKGAQLIDNPTGTACGFKFTINDCVFYFTPGVPSEFKRMVDEQIIPDLQHDYQQVEGLDCGRVYTFGTSESALSDKLDKLQLPQGYQLGYRSYLPYIEVKLFGPKGDLDTRLKLMQLIFKLIEPNVVSIDQPMDEYVGQLIAERKMSISLAERSTHGSLANWLHSNQNAQDYCGHGWVLGGQVAVGTNGGDELAEAFALAGATKDKCGTDIAMVSGRLIDMSFAVALATPEGEWGQILTFNRRFSAKDQQTLITTVCADMLRRYLSNKPIFAHYSSLKREKEMHVPRSALK; the protein is encoded by the coding sequence ATGTTGAAAATCGCAATGTTAAGTACAGGCGAAGAAGTATTGCACGGTGATATTGTTGATACGAACGCCTCATGGTTGTCGGAGAGGTTCTTTCAGCAAGGTTTCCCTTTAACTAAGCGCTCCACGGTTGGTGATAGCTTTAACGGTTTAGTCGAAGAACTTCTAATGTTGAGTTTCAACAGCAACATTGTTGTGGTTAACGGTGGTTTAGGACCAACCAGTGATGATCTGAGTACTGAGGCAGCTGCAGCAGCGGCAGACGTTGAACTGGAACTTGCTCCCATCTGGCTTGAGCGTCTGCAGCAGTTTTTTGCTAATCGAGGCATGGCCATGCCAGAGAGTAACCGTAAGCAAGCAATGTTGCCCAAAGGCGCTCAGCTAATCGACAATCCGACTGGTACTGCCTGTGGTTTTAAATTCACCATCAATGATTGTGTTTTCTATTTTACGCCCGGTGTACCGAGTGAGTTTAAGCGCATGGTTGATGAGCAAATTATTCCTGATTTGCAGCATGATTATCAGCAGGTCGAAGGGCTAGATTGCGGGCGAGTGTATACCTTTGGTACATCCGAATCTGCGCTTTCGGACAAACTCGATAAGCTTCAATTACCACAAGGGTATCAACTCGGTTATCGTTCTTACTTGCCTTATATAGAGGTGAAGCTATTTGGTCCGAAAGGCGATCTGGATACGCGCCTAAAACTGATGCAATTGATTTTTAAATTGATTGAACCGAATGTGGTTAGTATTGACCAGCCAATGGATGAATATGTCGGGCAGTTAATTGCTGAGCGCAAAATGTCGATATCTTTAGCTGAGCGCTCAACCCACGGGAGTTTGGCGAACTGGCTTCATTCCAATCAAAACGCGCAAGATTATTGTGGTCATGGCTGGGTGTTGGGCGGTCAAGTGGCTGTCGGTACCAATGGTGGTGATGAGTTGGCAGAAGCCTTTGCGTTAGCTGGGGCAACAAAAGATAAATGCGGTACGGATATCGCGATGGTTTCTGGTCGTCTTATTGATATGAGCTTTGCGGTGGCTTTGGCAACGCCGGAAGGAGAGTGGGGACAAATCCTTACCTTTAATCGTCGTTTCAGTGCTAAAGATCAACAGACCTTAATCACGACGGTGTGTGCTGATATGTTGCGCCGATACCTATCTAACAAGCCGATTTTTGCTCACTATAGTTCGTTGAAACGTGAAAAAGAGATGCATGTTCCACGCAGTGCACTTAAGTGA
- a CDS encoding ribosome recycling factor family protein → MPNERYSISLPSFIHRVGREQSNVTRALATQFGCELKRVRRSRNWLLVGDYSSLSDLLVALRIEDSLAHQFTITKLSVALASIEPPVTLEQQLAQLLNNNPNITLAEMMEVTGCDITDARKARFESDTL, encoded by the coding sequence ATGCCTAATGAACGTTATTCAATCTCACTCCCTTCATTTATTCACCGCGTCGGACGTGAACAGTCAAATGTAACTCGTGCACTGGCAACACAGTTTGGATGTGAACTTAAGCGTGTCCGTCGTTCACGAAACTGGTTATTGGTCGGTGACTATTCAAGTTTGTCTGATCTATTAGTTGCTTTAAGAATAGAAGATTCGCTTGCTCATCAATTTACAATTACCAAGTTATCGGTGGCACTTGCGAGCATCGAACCTCCAGTGACACTAGAGCAGCAACTCGCCCAGTTATTGAACAACAACCCCAACATAACGCTTGCTGAAATGATGGAAGTGACGGGGTGCGATATCACTGACGCGCGTAAAGCTCGTTTTGAAAGCGATACGCTGTAA
- the nrdB gene encoding class Ia ribonucleoside-diphosphate reductase subunit beta, whose protein sequence is MAYSTFNQNKNDQLKEPMFLGQSVNVARYDQQKFEIFEKLIEKQLSFFWRPEEVDVSSDRIDYNKLPDHEKHIFISNLKYQTLLDSIQGRSPNVALLPLVSLPELETWIETWSFSETIHSRSYTHIIRNIVNDPGIVFDDIVENEHILKRAKDIAHYYDDLIQMTNDYHRLGEGTHVIGGEEVKITLYDLKKKLYVCLMSVNALEAIRFYVSFACSFAFAERELMEGNAKIIKLIARDEALHLTGTQHMINLLRNGQDDFSFMQVAEECKQECFDLFKEAAEQEKEWAEYLFKDGSMIGLNKDILCQYVEYITNVRMQAVGLPAAYPGATSNPIPWINAWLSSDNVQVAPQEAEISSYLVGQIESDAHADDFKDFEL, encoded by the coding sequence ATGGCTTACAGTACTTTTAATCAAAACAAAAATGACCAACTTAAAGAACCAATGTTCCTTGGTCAGTCAGTTAACGTTGCACGTTACGACCAACAAAAATTCGAGATTTTTGAAAAACTGATCGAAAAGCAATTGTCATTCTTCTGGCGTCCAGAAGAGGTTGATGTATCAAGCGATCGCATCGACTACAACAAGCTTCCAGATCATGAAAAACATATTTTCATCTCAAACCTGAAATACCAAACGCTACTGGATTCTATTCAAGGCCGTAGCCCGAACGTCGCGTTACTTCCTTTGGTTTCACTACCTGAGCTGGAAACATGGATTGAGACATGGTCATTCTCTGAAACGATTCACTCACGTTCATACACCCATATTATTCGTAATATCGTCAATGACCCAGGTATCGTGTTCGACGACATCGTTGAGAACGAGCACATCCTCAAGCGCGCGAAAGATATTGCTCACTACTACGATGACCTTATTCAGATGACCAATGACTACCATCGCCTAGGCGAAGGTACACACGTGATTGGCGGCGAAGAAGTGAAGATCACTCTTTATGATCTGAAGAAGAAACTTTATGTGTGTCTAATGTCAGTCAATGCACTAGAAGCGATTCGTTTCTACGTAAGTTTTGCTTGTTCATTTGCCTTTGCAGAACGTGAGCTGATGGAAGGTAACGCGAAAATCATCAAGTTGATTGCTCGTGATGAAGCACTGCATCTCACTGGCACCCAGCATATGATCAACCTTCTGCGTAACGGTCAAGATGACTTCTCATTTATGCAAGTTGCAGAAGAGTGCAAGCAAGAGTGTTTCGACCTATTCAAAGAAGCGGCTGAGCAAGAAAAAGAGTGGGCTGAATACCTATTCAAAGATGGCTCAATGATCGGTTTGAACAAAGACATCCTATGCCAGTACGTTGAATATATCACCAACGTTCGTATGCAAGCTGTCGGTCTACCAGCAGCCTACCCTGGCGCGACATCAAACCCAATTCCTTGGATCAACGCATGGTTGTCATCAGATAACGTTCAGGTTGCACCACAAGAAGCTGAAATTTCATCTTACCTAGTGGGTCAGATTGAAAGTGATGCGCACGCAGACGACTTCAAGGACTTCGAACTTTAA
- a CDS encoding 30S ribosomal protein S6 modification protein: MFQQSKILVWYQVASQKVVLGEAFNSSQYDVHSLWRRTPEECDSHQGMGYRLSLFDDGGREIAGKAISMGTADQLLAGPALNQA; this comes from the coding sequence ATGTTCCAGCAGTCTAAGATTTTGGTTTGGTATCAGGTAGCGAGTCAAAAAGTAGTATTAGGCGAGGCGTTTAATTCAAGCCAATATGATGTGCATTCGCTTTGGCGTCGAACTCCAGAAGAGTGTGACTCCCACCAAGGAATGGGTTACCGTTTATCGCTATTTGATGATGGCGGACGAGAAATTGCTGGTAAAGCCATTTCCATGGGGACGGCGGATCAATTGTTAGCAGGGCCAGCTCTGAACCAAGCTTAA
- the nrdA gene encoding class 1a ribonucleoside-diphosphate reductase subunit alpha, whose amino-acid sequence MKQQLTVTKRDGRKETIDLEKIHRVITWAAEGLDNVSVSQVELRAHIQFYDGITTSDIHETIIKSAADLISEETPDYQYLAARLAVFHLRKKAYGQYEPPTLYNHVSRLVEMGKYDQHILEDYTKAELDELNSYIQHDRDLDFSYAAVKQLEGKYFVQNRVSGEIYESAQFLYILVSACLFAKYPKETRLDYIKRFYDATSTFKISLPTPIMSGVRTPTRQFSSCVLIECGDSLDSINATASSIVRYVSQRAGIGINAGRIRALGSEIRGGEAFHTGCIPFYKYFQTAVKCCSQGGVRGGAATVFYPMWHGEARSLLVLKNNRGVEENRVRHMDYGVQLNKLMYQRLVEGGNITLFSPSDVPGLYDAFFENQAEFERLYVKYENDPSIKKETVKAIEMFSLLMQERASTGRIYIQNVDHCNTHSPFDSEVAPVRQSNLCLEIALPTKPLVNVEDDSGEIALCTLSAFNLGAINELDDLKELSELVVRALDALLDYQDYPLPAAYKSTMNRRTLGVGVINFAYYLAKHGVKYSDGSANGLTHRTFEAIQYYLLKASVELAKEQGKCPLFHETNYAKGLMPIDTYKKDIDLVCDEPLHYDWDELRKEIMEHGLRNSTLTALMPSETSSQISNATNGIEPPRGYVSVKASKDGILKQVVPDFLNLKERYELLWNIGSNDGYLHLVGIMQKFVDQAISANTNYDPSSFESGKVPMKKLLQDLLTAYKYGVKTLYYHNTRDGAKDDQKDAVQPADDDCAGGGCKI is encoded by the coding sequence ATGAAACAACAACTCACTGTCACAAAGCGTGATGGCCGAAAAGAGACCATTGACCTAGAGAAAATCCACCGTGTTATTACATGGGCGGCGGAAGGTCTCGACAATGTTTCGGTATCACAAGTAGAACTAAGAGCTCACATTCAGTTCTACGACGGCATTACTACATCCGACATTCACGAGACTATCATCAAGTCTGCCGCTGACCTGATATCTGAAGAAACGCCAGATTATCAATACCTAGCAGCACGCTTGGCGGTTTTCCACTTGCGTAAAAAGGCCTACGGTCAGTATGAGCCACCAACGCTCTACAACCACGTATCTCGACTCGTCGAGATGGGTAAATATGACCAACACATTCTTGAGGATTACACTAAAGCTGAACTGGATGAACTAAACTCATACATTCAACATGACCGTGATTTAGATTTCTCCTACGCCGCGGTGAAACAGCTTGAAGGTAAATACTTCGTGCAGAACCGTGTATCCGGTGAGATCTACGAAAGCGCGCAGTTCCTTTATATTCTTGTCTCAGCGTGTTTGTTCGCCAAATACCCGAAAGAGACGCGTCTTGACTACATCAAACGGTTTTACGATGCGACGTCAACATTCAAGATTTCTCTGCCTACGCCAATCATGTCTGGCGTACGTACCCCTACTCGTCAGTTCAGCTCATGTGTACTGATTGAGTGTGGTGATAGCCTAGATTCGATCAACGCAACGGCAAGCTCGATTGTTCGTTACGTTTCTCAACGCGCTGGTATCGGCATCAATGCTGGTCGTATTCGTGCGTTGGGCTCTGAAATTCGTGGTGGTGAAGCATTCCATACTGGCTGTATCCCATTCTACAAATACTTCCAAACGGCAGTTAAATGCTGTTCACAGGGCGGTGTACGTGGTGGCGCTGCGACTGTGTTCTACCCAATGTGGCACGGCGAAGCACGTTCTCTATTGGTGTTAAAGAACAACCGTGGTGTAGAAGAAAACCGAGTTCGTCATATGGACTACGGCGTGCAGTTGAACAAACTGATGTACCAACGCCTAGTTGAAGGTGGCAACATCACCCTATTCTCTCCATCAGATGTTCCTGGGCTTTATGATGCGTTCTTTGAGAACCAAGCCGAGTTTGAACGTTTGTATGTGAAGTACGAAAACGATCCATCAATCAAGAAAGAAACGGTGAAAGCGATTGAAATGTTCTCGCTACTTATGCAAGAACGCGCTTCAACAGGCCGTATCTACATTCAGAACGTCGATCACTGTAATACTCATAGCCCGTTTGATTCGGAAGTTGCACCTGTTCGTCAATCAAACCTATGTTTGGAAATCGCACTACCAACTAAACCGTTGGTTAACGTTGAAGATGATTCTGGTGAGATTGCACTCTGCACGCTATCTGCATTCAACCTTGGCGCAATCAACGAACTGGATGATCTTAAAGAGCTTTCTGAGCTAGTGGTTCGCGCACTTGATGCACTGCTTGATTACCAAGACTACCCGCTTCCAGCGGCGTACAAGTCAACGATGAACCGTCGTACTCTTGGTGTGGGTGTCATTAACTTCGCATACTACCTAGCGAAGCATGGCGTGAAATACTCAGATGGTAGCGCAAACGGTCTAACCCACCGTACCTTTGAAGCGATTCAATACTACCTACTAAAAGCATCTGTAGAACTAGCGAAAGAGCAAGGCAAGTGTCCGTTATTCCACGAAACGAACTACGCCAAAGGTCTGATGCCGATCGACACCTACAAGAAAGATATCGATCTTGTGTGTGATGAGCCATTGCACTATGACTGGGATGAGCTACGTAAAGAGATCATGGAACATGGTCTACGTAACTCAACGCTAACCGCTTTGATGCCATCTGAAACTTCGTCTCAGATTTCAAACGCAACTAACGGTATCGAACCGCCGCGTGGCTACGTGTCAGTTAAAGCGTCTAAGGATGGTATTTTGAAACAGGTTGTGCCTGATTTCCTTAACCTTAAAGAACGCTACGAGTTGCTGTGGAATATTGGTTCTAACGACGGTTACTTACACCTAGTTGGCATCATGCAGAAGTTTGTTGACCAAGCAATTTCAGCCAACACTAACTATGACCCTAGCAGCTTTGAAAGCGGTAAAGTACCAATGAAGAAACTGCTACAAGACCTGCTCACCGCGTACAAGTATGGTGTAAAAACACTTTACTACCATAACACTCGTGACGGTGCGAAAGACGATCAGAAAGATGCAGTACAACCTGCTGATGACGATTGCGCAGGCGGCGGTTGTAAGATCTAA
- a CDS encoding glycine cleavage system protein R — translation MTTTFIANFVGKASPSTIKKLAAVTHENGGKWLISKVNFIEDQVAAVIKVEMPSENAEFVKQAFKDQPNLLVEVIDSEAHKHSAETIFQIRLDANDRAGIVNEITHLLDDQGIDILDMDCQRVFIAGGGGVSSSLFTAQIALRLPREVQIDDIAKELESLSEDTRVIVQP, via the coding sequence ATGACGACCACTTTCATCGCAAACTTTGTCGGAAAAGCGTCACCTTCCACAATAAAAAAACTCGCTGCCGTCACCCATGAAAACGGCGGTAAATGGCTAATCAGTAAAGTTAACTTTATCGAAGATCAAGTTGCGGCTGTTATTAAGGTAGAAATGCCAAGTGAAAATGCAGAGTTCGTTAAGCAAGCGTTTAAAGATCAACCCAACCTGCTCGTTGAGGTAATCGATTCAGAAGCCCACAAACACAGTGCGGAAACAATTTTCCAAATCCGTTTGGATGCGAATGACCGTGCTGGTATTGTAAATGAAATTACTCATCTGCTTGACGATCAAGGCATCGACATTTTAGATATGGACTGCCAACGTGTTTTCATCGCCGGTGGTGGTGGCGTAAGCTCAAGCCTCTTTACTGCGCAAATCGCGCTTCGCTTACCACGAGAAGTACAGATTGACGATATTGCCAAAGAGCTTGAATCACTCAGTGAGGATACTCGCGTTATCGTTCAACCCTAG
- the nspC gene encoding carboxynorspermidine decarboxylase yields the protein MQQNELKTPYFMINEDKLIENLEKAKQLKEISGVKLVLALKCFSTWGVFDIIKPYLDGTTSSGPFEVKLGHETFGGETHAYSVGYSEEDVREVADICDKMIFNSQSQLSAYRHLVEGKASLGLRLNPGVSYAGQDLANPARPFSRLGVQADHIDATVFESIDGVMFHMNCENKDVDAFIELLDAISAQFGEYLDKLDWVSMGGGVFFTWPGYDIDKLGSALKAFSVKHGVQMYLEPGEAIITKTTDLVVTVVDIVENDKKTAIVDSATEAHRLDTLIYNEPAAILEASEDGEHHYVIGSCSCLAGDQFCETTFAQPLKIGQRLHILDSAGYTMVKLNWFNGLRMPSVYCQRTSGAIEKLNEFDYSDFKRSLSQWSVN from the coding sequence ATGCAGCAAAATGAACTAAAAACGCCTTACTTTATGATCAATGAAGACAAGTTGATTGAAAATCTAGAAAAGGCAAAGCAGCTTAAAGAGATCTCCGGTGTGAAACTGGTGTTGGCTCTCAAGTGTTTTTCCACTTGGGGTGTATTTGACATTATTAAACCGTACCTAGATGGGACGACGAGTTCTGGTCCATTTGAGGTTAAGTTAGGTCATGAAACCTTTGGCGGTGAAACTCACGCTTATAGTGTTGGCTATAGCGAAGAGGATGTAAGAGAAGTTGCTGACATTTGTGACAAGATGATTTTTAACTCGCAATCGCAACTGTCTGCCTATCGTCATCTTGTTGAAGGGAAAGCATCATTGGGTTTACGGCTCAATCCGGGAGTGAGTTACGCTGGACAAGATTTGGCAAACCCAGCTCGTCCGTTCTCTCGTTTAGGTGTTCAAGCTGACCATATTGACGCAACCGTATTCGAGTCAATTGACGGTGTCATGTTCCACATGAATTGTGAGAACAAAGATGTTGATGCCTTTATCGAGTTACTTGATGCCATTTCAGCTCAGTTTGGTGAGTACTTAGATAAACTTGACTGGGTCAGTATGGGGGGCGGGGTTTTCTTTACTTGGCCGGGTTATGATATAGACAAGCTTGGATCAGCGTTGAAAGCATTTTCCGTTAAACATGGCGTGCAAATGTATCTTGAACCGGGTGAGGCAATCATCACTAAAACCACCGACCTAGTCGTCACCGTGGTCGATATTGTTGAAAACGACAAAAAAACCGCGATAGTTGATTCGGCTACGGAAGCGCATCGATTAGATACGTTGATTTACAACGAACCTGCCGCGATCCTTGAAGCGAGTGAAGATGGAGAACATCACTATGTGATTGGCTCATGCTCTTGTCTGGCTGGGGATCAATTTTGTGAAACGACTTTTGCGCAACCACTTAAAATTGGTCAACGCCTACATATTCTTGATAGTGCCGGCTACACCATGGTGAAGCTTAACTGGTTTAATGGGCTTCGAATGCCTTCGGTATACTGTCAGCGCACTAGCGGGGCGATTGAAAAACTCAACGAGTTCGATTACAGCGATTTTAAACGCTCTCTTTCTCAGTGGAGCGTTAACTAA